A part of Gossypium hirsutum isolate 1008001.06 chromosome A07, Gossypium_hirsutum_v2.1, whole genome shotgun sequence genomic DNA contains:
- the LOC121203702 gene encoding uncharacterized protein, which yields MAHINRKCNREWTLNCSHIGKEANAVADCLVHHANNRESVFMLLPSPPAQVQDVLDREVCAILGREMIFGVLRHWSSFAQCISYSLRKQALHGDMTRYVCCAGYICCSLCLEVACCFSSSVLSTRYLLQDEYDIKTTKCDNCIIAFMVILSQLACLCHLVASLTGNEELEELAELLTCLSELVCCVVCACMQTQHKIEMDHRHGTIVEGEPARMIPPVQEMSWSDQPEPPSPNQV from the exons ATGGCTCATATAAACAGAAAGTGTAATAGAGAGTGGACATTGAACTGTAGTCATATTGGCAAGGAGGCTAATGCAGTAGCAGATTGCTTGGTACACCATGCAAATAACAGAGAATCCGTTTTTATGTTGCTTCCTTCACCTCCGGCACAAGTGCAGGACGTTTTGGATAGAGAAGTGTGTGCAATTCTTGGCAGAGAGATGATTTTTGGGGTTTTAAGACATTGGTCTTCCTT TGCCCAGTGCATATCATATTCCCTGCGGAAACAAGCACTGCACGGTGACATGACGAG GTACGTGTGCTGTGCGGGTTACATTTGTTGCAGTCTCTGCCTTGAG GTCGCCTGTTGCTTCAGCAGTTCAGTTTTGTCTACTCGCTATCTTCTTCAAGATGAGTACGATATAAAGACCACGAAATGTGACAACTGCATCATT GCATTTATGGTAATCCTTTCACAACTCGCATGCTTATGTCATCTGGTAGCTAGTCTAACTGGCAATGAAGAACTTGAGGAACTCGCAGAGCTATTGACTTGTCTTTCTGAACTAGTCTGTTGCGT GGTCTGTGCTTGTATGCAG ACTCAGCACAAGATTGAAATGGACCACAGGCACGGTACAATAGTGGAGGGTGAACCTGCTAGGATGATTCCTCCAGTGCAGGAGATGTCATGGTCTGATCAGCCAGAGCCTCCATCGCCAAACCAAGTTTAA